The following coding sequences are from one Osmia bicornis bicornis chromosome 2, iOsmBic2.1, whole genome shotgun sequence window:
- the LOC114871465 gene encoding 60S ribosomal protein L36 codes for MAPRYELAVGLSRGHKTTKIRVAKNKNEKKKTVCVLPARFKGRQTKHSKFIRDLIREVTGHAPYEKRAMELLKVSKDKRALKFLKRRLGTHIRAKRKREELGNILVQMRKAAAHH; via the exons ATGGCTCCAAGATACGAATTAGCTGTTGGTCTCAGCAGAGGCCACAAAACAACCAAAATCCGTGTggccaaaaataaaaatgagaagAAAAAGACAGTGTGTGTTTTGCCAGCTAGATTTAAAGGG AGGCAAACCAAACATTCCAAGTTCATCAGAGATTTAATCCGTGAAGTAACTGGACATGCACCTTATGAAAAACGTGCTATGGAACTGTTGAAAGTTTCCAAGGATAAACGTGCATTGAAGTTTTTAAAACGAAGG TTGGGCACACACATTAGGGCCAAAAGGAAACGTGAAGAACTTGGAAATATCCTTGTACAAATGAGAAAAGCAGCTGCTCATCATTAA
- the LOC114871450 gene encoding pterin-4-alpha-carbinolamine dehydratase → MASLTRMRLINSRGILQEEIFHIFNRRNSSTTVLKKKKMGKLTEEERDNDLKPLLTNGWSVQENRDAIYKEFLFNNFNQAFGFMTRVALQAEKMDHHPEWFNVYNKVNITLSSHDVNGLSPRDIKLATFIDKVAKAEGK, encoded by the exons ATGGCATCTTTAACGCGCATGCGTTTAATAAATAGTAGGGGGATCCTGCAAGAGGAAATATTCCATATTTTTAACCGAAGAAACTCATCTACgactgttttaaaaaaaaagaaaatg GGAAAACTTACTGAAGAAGAACGAGACAATGACTTAAAACCATTACTGACAAATGGTTGGTCTGTGCAAGAAAATAGGGATGCTATTTATAAAGAATTCTTATTCAACAATTTTAATCAG gCCTTTGGTTTTATGACCAGAGTTGCATTACAGGCTGAAAAAATGGATCATCATCCTGAATGGTTCAATGTTTACAATAAAGTAAACATTACCTTATCTTCTCATGATGTGAATGGTCTATCACCAAGGGATATTAAACTTGCAACTTTCATAGACAAAGTTGCTAAAGCAGAGGgaaagtaa
- the LOC114871464 gene encoding succinate dehydrogenase [ubiquinone] cytochrome b small subunit, mitochondrial, with translation MIVKKIIASNIFHKVRQLESLSKTNLLANSCKLPQFGRTSTTLANPKQCLRSNVMNNGTKFPVIGTVGLQLSRKASTINSDHVRLWVFEKLVSSALPVIIPAALIMENAALDGIMSVLVVMHTHWGLEAIITDYARPIVVGTVLPKVLHLSLFILSAVTLCGLLVLINDGPGVSRAIKNFWAIGKKPKESVASDE, from the exons atgattgtTAAAAAGATAATAGCTTCTAATATCTTCCACAAAGTTAGACAGCTAG aaTCACTATCTAAAACCAATCTTCTTGCAAATTCATGTAAACTTCCTCAATTTGGTAGAACGTCCACAACTCTAGCAAATCCTAAACAATGTTTACGTTCTAATGTAATGAATAATGGAACTAAG tTTCCAGTAATTGGAACTGTTGGTCTGCAATTGAGTCGGAAAGCAAGTACAATTAATAGCGATCATGTACGTCTTTGGGTTTTCGAAAAACTTGTCTCATCAGCACTTCCAGTCATAATCCCTGCTGCATTAATAATGGAAAATGCTGCTCTTGATGGAATTATGTCTGTATTAGTTGTGATGCATACACACTG GGGTTTGGAGGCTATTATTACAGACTATGCACGTCCGATTGTTGTTGGAACAGTATTACCAAAAGTTTTGCACTTGTCATTATTTATCCTTTCAGCAGTTACACTTTGTGGACTGCTTGTACTTATAAATGATGGTCCTGGTGTTTCAAGGGCTATTAAAAACTTCTGGGCCATTGGTAAGAAACCTAAAGAGAGTGTTGCTAGCGATGAATAA